One genomic segment of Aquipluma nitroreducens includes these proteins:
- the mreD gene encoding rod shape-determining protein MreD, protein MIKDLGKYVIMFFVLVLVQVLILNNIQFSGLVNPYIYILFILLLPFTIPGYFLLGISFILGISIDIFGNTPGIHAGATVLLGFLRPGIAQLVSSRELIEKGTMPSMAQLGFASFIKYTVISVLIHHLFLFFAEAFSFSDFFETLLRWILSSIFSIIIILGSQFIVFKN, encoded by the coding sequence ATGATAAAAGATCTGGGGAAATACGTTATTATGTTTTTCGTACTTGTTCTGGTACAAGTGCTGATTTTGAACAACATCCAATTCAGCGGACTGGTTAATCCATATATATATATTCTGTTCATTCTGTTGCTACCATTTACTATTCCGGGGTATTTTCTGCTTGGAATTTCGTTTATCCTTGGCATTTCGATTGACATTTTCGGAAATACGCCGGGAATCCATGCCGGTGCAACTGTTTTATTAGGATTTTTGCGCCCTGGAATTGCTCAGTTAGTTTCATCGCGCGAACTCATCGAAAAAGGAACCATGCCCAGCATGGCCCAACTTGGGTTTGCCAGTTTTATTAAATACACCGTCATCTCCGTTTTAATCCACCACTTATTTCTCTTTTTTGCTGAGGCATTTTCGTTTAGCGACTTTTTCGAAACTTTACTTCGCTGGATTCTCAGCAGTATATTTTCGATCATCATTATATTAGGCAGTCAATTCATTGTCTTTAAAAACTAA